One genomic segment of Fusobacterium nucleatum includes these proteins:
- a CDS encoding U32 family peptidase — protein sequence MKKVELLAPAGNMEKFKMALHYGADAVFMGGKMFNLRAGSNNFSDEELEEAVAYAHERGKRVYITLNIIPHNDELEALPEYVKFLEKVGVDGVIVADLGVFQVVKENSNLNISISTQASNTNWRSVKMWKDMGAKRVVLAREISLENIKEIREKVPDIELEVFIHGAMCMAISGRCLLSNYMTGRDANRGDCAQACRWKYSLVEETRPDETMPVYEDEHGTYIFNSKDLCTIEMIDKILDTGVDSLKIEGRMKGIYYVSNCVKVYKDALNSYYSGNYQYNPEWKNELESISNRSYTEGFYHGKAGVESLNYNNRNSYSQTHKLVAKIEKKLSDNEYLVAIRNKLFVGQEVQIVSPEIKVRDFIMPEMILLDKMGRETESVESANPNSFVKIKTDIPMNELDMLRIVL from the coding sequence TTGAAAAAGGTAGAATTACTAGCACCTGCTGGGAATATGGAAAAATTTAAGATGGCATTACATTATGGAGCAGATGCTGTATTTATGGGTGGAAAGATGTTTAATTTAAGGGCAGGGAGCAATAATTTTTCTGATGAAGAATTAGAAGAAGCAGTAGCTTATGCTCATGAAAGAGGGAAAAGAGTTTATATAACTCTTAATATAATTCCACACAATGATGAACTAGAAGCTTTACCTGAATATGTAAAGTTTTTAGAAAAGGTAGGAGTAGATGGAGTTATTGTTGCTGACTTAGGAGTTTTTCAAGTTGTAAAAGAAAATTCTAATTTGAATATTAGTATCAGTACACAAGCAAGTAACACGAACTGGAGATCAGTTAAAATGTGGAAAGATATGGGAGCAAAAAGAGTTGTCCTTGCAAGAGAGATTTCTTTGGAAAATATAAAAGAAATTAGAGAAAAAGTTCCTGATATAGAATTAGAAGTTTTTATTCATGGAGCTATGTGTATGGCAATTTCTGGAAGATGTCTACTAAGTAACTATATGACAGGTAGAGATGCAAACAGAGGAGATTGTGCCCAAGCATGTAGATGGAAATATTCTTTGGTTGAAGAAACAAGACCTGATGAAACTATGCCAGTGTATGAAGATGAACATGGAACATATATTTTTAACTCAAAAGATTTATGCACTATTGAAATGATAGATAAAATCTTAGATACAGGAGTAGATTCACTTAAAATTGAAGGTAGAATGAAAGGAATTTATTATGTATCTAACTGTGTAAAAGTGTATAAAGATGCCTTAAATTCTTATTACAGTGGAAATTATCAATATAATCCTGAATGGAAAAATGAGCTAGAATCTATTTCAAATAGGTCATATACAGAAGGTTTCTATCATGGGAAAGCAGGAGTAGAGTCTTTAAACTATAATAATAGAAATTCTTATAGCCAAACTCATAAATTAGTTGCTAAAATAGAGAAAAAATTAAGTGATAATGAATATTTAGTAGCAATTAGAAATAAATTATTTGTTGGGCAAGAAGTTCAAATTGTTAGTCCAGAAATAAAAGTTAGAGATTTTATAATGCCTGAAATGATTTTATTGGATAAAATGGGTAGAGAAACTGAAAGTGTTGAATCTGCAAATCCAAATTCATTTGTAAAAATAAAAACAGATATACCTATGAATGAACTTGATATGTTAAGAATTGTTTTATAA
- a CDS encoding FxLYD domain-containing protein: protein MKKIIVMIGLSLSLVACGVVSAAGSVVGGTVKAVGSVTGAVIKTTGKIIGSVIGGSDSEVKVKDTKYKFSGVELEIDQYSAVVTGKLSHNGSTKKNLRLSIPCFDKNGNRVGDAIATIDELEKGKKWEFRAVLNEPNVASCKIKDAYITVE, encoded by the coding sequence ATGAAAAAAATTATTGTTATGATAGGTTTAAGTTTATCTCTTGTCGCCTGTGGTGTTGTAAGTGCAGCTGGAAGTGTTGTTGGAGGTACAGTAAAAGCAGTTGGCTCAGTTACAGGTGCTGTTATAAAGACAACTGGTAAAATAATTGGAAGTGTAATTGGTGGAAGTGATAGCGAAGTTAAAGTTAAAGATACAAAATATAAATTTTCTGGTGTAGAATTAGAAATTGACCAATATTCTGCTGTTGTAACTGGAAAATTATCTCATAATGGAAGTACAAAGAAAAATCTTCGTCTTTCTATTCCTTGTTTTGATAAAAATGGAAATAGAGTTGGAGATGCTATTGCTACTATTGATGAACTTGAAAAAGGTAAGAAGTGGGAATTTAGAGCTGTTTTGAATGAGCCTAATGTTGCTTCTTGTAAAATTAAAGATGCTTATATCACTGTGGAATAA
- a CDS encoding putative manganese-dependent inorganic diphosphatase has product MEEILVFGHKNPDTDSICSSIAMANLREKQGLKATPCRLGEINKETKFVLDKVGIKVPKLLKTVSAQITDLNYVEKSTVSTEDSIKEALDLMTKENFSSLPVIDKDGYFKTMLSISDIANTYLEIDYSDLFSKYSTTYENLKEALDGEIISGVYPKGEITSNLKEVSELESMKKGDIIITTSLTDGIDKSIQAGAKVVIVCCKKEDFISPHVTSECAIMLVRHSLVKSISLISQSISVGGILNTEKVLFNFNKEDFLNEIRGIMKDANQTNFPVLENDGKVYGTIRTKHLIDFHRKKVIMVDHNEFSQSVEGIQDAQILEVVDHHKFANFQTNEATKIRTEPVGCTSTIVYGLYKEAKIEPDEKTALLMLSAILSDTLLFKSPTCTSRDVEVAKELGKLAKIKDIEKYGMEMLVAGTSMSKENMKEIINQDKKVFPVGDIEIAVAQINTVQIQELADRKEDIKKEVEHEIGKYGYSLFIFVVTDIINSNSLLFVYGKEIDLVQNAFKKDVVDNEVLLENVVSRKKQIIPFLMTAAQNM; this is encoded by the coding sequence ATGGAAGAAATATTAGTTTTTGGGCATAAAAATCCAGATACAGATAGTATATGTTCAAGCATAGCCATGGCTAATTTAAGAGAAAAACAAGGGTTAAAAGCAACACCTTGTCGTTTAGGAGAAATAAATAAAGAAACAAAATTTGTCTTAGATAAAGTGGGAATAAAAGTGCCTAAATTATTAAAAACAGTAAGTGCTCAAATAACAGATTTAAATTATGTAGAAAAAAGTACAGTGTCAACAGAAGATTCTATAAAAGAAGCCTTAGATTTGATGACAAAAGAAAATTTTTCAAGTTTACCAGTGATAGATAAAGATGGATATTTTAAAACAATGTTGAGCATATCAGATATTGCTAACACTTATTTAGAAATAGATTATTCAGATTTATTTAGTAAATATAGTACAACTTATGAAAATTTAAAAGAAGCCTTAGATGGTGAAATTATAAGTGGTGTCTACCCAAAAGGAGAAATAACATCTAATTTAAAGGAAGTTTCAGAATTAGAAAGTATGAAAAAGGGGGATATTATTATAACTACTTCTTTAACTGATGGTATAGATAAATCTATTCAAGCAGGAGCAAAAGTTGTAATAGTATGTTGTAAAAAAGAAGACTTCATAAGTCCTCATGTAACATCAGAATGTGCTATTATGCTAGTTAGACATTCTCTTGTTAAATCTATATCTTTAATAAGCCAATCTATATCAGTTGGAGGAATTTTAAATACTGAAAAAGTCCTTTTTAATTTTAATAAGGAAGATTTTTTAAATGAGATTAGAGGAATAATGAAGGATGCAAACCAAACTAATTTTCCTGTTTTAGAAAATGATGGAAAAGTTTATGGAACTATAAGAACAAAACACCTTATAGATTTTCATAGAAAGAAAGTTATTATGGTAGATCACAATGAATTTTCTCAATCAGTTGAAGGGATACAAGATGCACAAATACTTGAAGTTGTTGACCATCATAAATTTGCAAATTTTCAAACAAATGAGGCTACAAAAATTCGTACAGAGCCAGTTGGTTGTACATCTACAATAGTTTATGGACTATATAAGGAAGCTAAAATTGAACCAGATGAAAAGACTGCACTTCTTATGTTAAGTGCTATACTTTCAGATACTTTACTTTTTAAATCTCCTACTTGTACATCAAGAGATGTTGAGGTAGCTAAGGAGTTAGGGAAACTTGCTAAAATTAAAGATATAGAAAAGTATGGAATGGAAATGCTAGTTGCAGGAACTTCTATGTCTAAGGAAAATATGAAAGAAATTATAAATCAAGATAAAAAAGTTTTCCCTGTTGGAGATATAGAAATAGCAGTTGCACAAATAAACACAGTACAAATTCAAGAATTAGCTGATAGAAAAGAAGATATTAAAAAAGAAGTAGAACATGAAATAGGAAAATATGGATATTCATTATTTATCTTTGTTGTGACAGATATTATAAATTCTAATTCATTGTTATTTGTCTATGGAAAAGAAATAGACTTAGTTCAAAATGCTTTTAAGAAAGATGTTGTTGATAATGAGGTTTTACTTGAAAATGTTGTGTCAAGAAAAAAACAAATAATACCTTTCTTAATGACAGCAGCACAAAATATGTAA